From Synoicihabitans lomoniglobus, the proteins below share one genomic window:
- a CDS encoding sugar phosphate isomerase/epimerase family protein — translation MNDSPSPLSRRKFLRDTAVTAGAAGMLGAMVSRAAAYPTAARSADPTGTALAVATICTDGFSNHHHDPAFRLVPQTGFTNVEFNLWYPDLLTPRYIDSLAERCAASDLRPVSLQGSSFGGEGRNAVIHDVAHKLWFMEQARRLGCRRVKFTGAPRDTHGGIEHVIKVCRELAPAAEAMDVLLLLENHARNVLERPEDYAEIFAAIDSSHVGMCLDTCHFEGAGITLTSVVAQFRDRIQHVDLKDCAAFGKGHQTVVFGEGVTDFDPFLRDLIDGGYTGYLVVEMAWNQPRAPIAANLSAAREMFTPYVRD, via the coding sequence GTGAACGACTCCCCGTCTCCGCTTTCCCGCCGGAAATTTCTGCGCGACACCGCCGTGACTGCCGGTGCCGCCGGAATGCTTGGTGCAATGGTCAGCCGGGCCGCCGCATACCCCACGGCGGCCCGGTCTGCTGATCCGACCGGCACCGCACTCGCCGTGGCCACGATCTGCACCGACGGATTCAGCAACCATCATCACGACCCCGCCTTTCGCCTCGTGCCGCAGACCGGCTTCACCAACGTCGAGTTCAACCTCTGGTATCCCGACCTGCTCACGCCCCGCTACATCGACAGTCTGGCCGAGCGCTGCGCTGCCTCCGACCTGCGTCCGGTCAGTCTGCAAGGCTCCTCCTTCGGCGGCGAGGGCCGCAACGCCGTCATCCACGACGTCGCCCACAAACTCTGGTTTATGGAACAGGCGCGCCGTCTCGGCTGCCGCCGCGTCAAATTCACCGGTGCTCCGCGCGACACCCATGGCGGAATCGAACACGTGATCAAGGTCTGCCGCGAACTCGCTCCCGCCGCCGAGGCAATGGACGTCCTGCTCCTCCTCGAAAACCACGCCCGCAACGTTCTCGAACGCCCGGAGGACTACGCCGAGATTTTCGCCGCCATCGATTCCTCCCACGTCGGCATGTGTCTCGATACCTGCCATTTCGAGGGCGCGGGCATCACGCTCACCTCCGTGGTCGCGCAATTCCGCGACCGTATCCAACATGTGGATCTCAAGGACTGCGCCGCGTTCGGCAAGGGTCACCAGACCGTCGTGTTTGGCGAGGGCGTGACTGACTTCGATCCGTTTCTGCGCGACCTCATCGACGGCGGTTACACGGGCTACCTCGTGGTCGAGATGGCGTGGAACCAACCCCGCGCTCCCATCGCCGCCAACCTCTCCGCCGCCCGCGAAATGTTCACTCCGTATGTCCGTGACTAA
- a CDS encoding MFS transporter, whose translation MSDSSPTAAAVSPATAQRLLYAGFTAILATAIGFAIRGGILDNWGSEFGFTATQLGVIGGAGFTGFCFGIFAGGLVVDKIGYGKLVIVAFALHIVSAVVTLAPTTGMAIGTVYNYLFWGTFTFALANGTLEAVANPLVATLFPDKRTHYLNILHASWPLGLVLGGLMGWLLDDKMQVSWKLQVAMFLIPTVIYGVMFWGQRYPRSEAAEKGLSLGAMFKDVGLLGGTLIAVMLGMFFRATFPDLPVWIIVVGALAVIGAIGRITGFALGAWMLFVLFGTHIMVGAVELGTDGWIQNITGNILSSEQGKMLFVFTSLCMFILRFCADWIERKIGLSPVGLLLACAVIASLGLNLVSGITSFGGALLALTVYSIGKTFFWPTMLAIVGDRFPRTGAIAMSIMGGLGMMSAGLIGLPGLGYAKDRFASEALAASAPQVYAASQVEEPSGWLIFRDVAAIDGRILGEAKATPAPARTPADHALVAADQAGDRKTLRVDAFIPIAMAVVYLGLLLFFKSRGGYRRVTLDANGTASGS comes from the coding sequence ATGAGTGACTCCTCCCCCACCGCCGCCGCGGTTTCCCCGGCCACTGCGCAGCGACTGCTCTACGCCGGCTTCACCGCCATTCTCGCCACCGCCATCGGTTTCGCCATTCGCGGCGGCATCCTCGACAACTGGGGCTCGGAGTTCGGCTTCACCGCCACCCAACTCGGCGTCATCGGCGGCGCCGGCTTCACCGGGTTTTGTTTCGGCATTTTCGCCGGCGGGCTCGTGGTCGACAAGATCGGCTACGGCAAACTCGTCATCGTCGCCTTTGCCCTGCACATCGTCTCCGCCGTGGTCACCCTCGCGCCCACCACCGGCATGGCCATCGGCACCGTCTACAACTACTTGTTCTGGGGCACGTTCACCTTCGCCCTCGCCAACGGCACCCTCGAAGCCGTGGCCAACCCACTCGTCGCCACCCTCTTCCCCGACAAACGCACCCATTACCTCAACATCCTCCATGCCTCCTGGCCGCTCGGCCTCGTGCTCGGCGGTCTCATGGGCTGGCTCCTCGATGACAAGATGCAGGTGTCCTGGAAACTGCAGGTCGCCATGTTTCTGATCCCCACCGTCATCTACGGCGTCATGTTCTGGGGCCAACGCTACCCGCGCTCCGAAGCCGCCGAAAAGGGCCTCAGCCTCGGCGCCATGTTCAAGGATGTCGGCCTGCTCGGCGGCACCCTTATCGCCGTCATGCTGGGCATGTTCTTCCGCGCCACCTTCCCGGATCTGCCGGTCTGGATCATCGTTGTCGGCGCGCTCGCCGTCATCGGCGCGATCGGTCGCATCACCGGCTTCGCACTGGGAGCCTGGATGTTGTTTGTTCTCTTTGGCACCCACATCATGGTCGGCGCGGTCGAGCTCGGCACCGACGGATGGATTCAAAACATCACCGGCAACATCCTCTCCTCCGAACAGGGCAAGATGCTCTTCGTGTTCACTTCGCTCTGTATGTTCATCCTGCGCTTCTGCGCCGACTGGATCGAACGCAAGATCGGTCTCTCGCCCGTGGGTCTGCTGCTGGCGTGCGCCGTCATCGCCTCGCTCGGTCTCAACCTCGTCAGTGGCATCACCAGCTTCGGCGGCGCACTGCTCGCCCTCACGGTTTACAGCATCGGCAAAACCTTCTTCTGGCCGACCATGCTCGCGATTGTGGGCGACCGTTTCCCCCGCACCGGCGCGATTGCCATGAGCATCATGGGCGGGCTCGGCATGATGTCCGCCGGACTCATCGGCCTGCCCGGACTCGGCTACGCCAAGGACCGTTTCGCCAGCGAAGCCCTCGCCGCTTCCGCGCCGCAGGTCTACGCCGCGAGCCAGGTGGAAGAGCCCAGCGGTTGGCTGATCTTCCGCGATGTAGCCGCCATCGACGGCCGCATCCTGGGCGAAGCCAAAGCCACCCCCGCCCCCGCCCGCACGCCCGCCGATCACGCGCTCGTCGCCGCCGACCAAGCCGGTGATCGCAAAACCCTGCGCGTCGACGCCTTTATTCCCATCGCCATGGCCGTCGTCTACCTCGGCCTGCTGCTGTTCTTCAAATCACGGGGCGGCTACCGTCGGGTCACGCTGGATGCCAACGGCACCGCCTCCGGTTCGTGA